A region of Mesorhizobium sp. M3A.F.Ca.ET.080.04.2.1 DNA encodes the following proteins:
- a CDS encoding DUF3971 domain-containing protein — translation MDQEQPQHEKIRFRRDEITDLGTFPSACSVPPLGRASVRRRFRILGRLFAGLCTLVLLAAAALYVLGSSGIGTDRLRAEAEAAIEKLAGVDVNVAVGPARLTLDGSSFVALQVSDVSLKSADGRPMADVGRVRFGIRLLPLLSGEVRLTSARFSDARIVTAAMPSGGGDWAAALRNEDGLVDPEKVAAVVFAGVNDALDAVREDSMRRIELRNVEFELPNSGPIKRVTVGDATVAQSGTGSMQLSADADVDGRHVTLIASATRDANARRVATLDADLQMADAAAHSTASDTAAADGGRLGTVALKLSGAEASGETPSRLSVSLALTGSVLDLGTRGQLSADVDADATLVAGSNKISVDRLQIKTGRSSFDFAGSIGPKPASAAGEPSYRYDLTSDGSTLAPSESPEPALKFLARIAGVYQTKSRKLVAEQIGVRSGSQSEVLGSAALAFIDNGPPGISLSLNVHDMPVSHVKQLWPWFSARNARLWVLDNLFGGRVVDANLQFQVAPGRLGNGVPLSGNEVFGRFQVEGSRFDTAGRIPPIRDAVGVVAFHGNDVDISLSSGSVFMASGRTVAASGGTLTVKEANHSPVIGALDIDVAGEAPAIAELASYEPINAMRHVGLAPEDLTGTVTGHVRADIPLTSGVDTSTLDWQVALDYKDLSLAKPFEDQTVTEADGSITVSPDRAVISADARLNGIPAALDLVEPLEDNGPPRGRKVTLLIDDQTRAAMMPGLSPLLSGTIKVAIDKSGEGSQEVSADLTSAKLDIPWAGWSKGAGIPAKVNFTMAKSGGTTTLSDFDLDGKSFSIDGDVTLVNGALTSARFSKVALNRGDNVAVSVKRSGKSYAVDVSGESLDARSLIKQFTSDVDTATKGAGADAISVSADVKSLTGFHDEVLSNLKLDYSGAGSKVKGLEVSATASSGAAVSVSNTTGDAGRTLRMKSADAGAILRFLNIYEHMEGGAITLSLSGAADGPMKGQVDASNFYVVNEPKLASIVSTKPAGDTRSLNQAVKADIDTSRVQFERGFAEIDKGEGYLRLANGVLRGPRIGTTFQGILYDQNNNMDMTGTFMPVYGLNRIFGELPLFGPLLGNGRDRGLIGVTFRLRGNANKPSLDINPLSVIAPGIFRSIFEYR, via the coding sequence GTGGATCAGGAGCAACCGCAGCACGAGAAGATCAGGTTCAGGCGTGACGAGATCACCGACCTGGGGACGTTTCCGTCCGCGTGCAGCGTGCCGCCGCTCGGCCGGGCTTCGGTCCGCCGCCGTTTCCGTATTCTCGGCCGGTTGTTTGCCGGGCTCTGCACGCTCGTGCTTCTCGCCGCCGCTGCACTCTATGTGCTCGGCTCCTCGGGCATCGGCACCGATCGGCTGCGGGCCGAGGCCGAGGCGGCGATCGAGAAACTGGCCGGCGTCGATGTCAACGTCGCCGTCGGCCCGGCGCGGCTGACGCTCGACGGATCGAGCTTCGTTGCCCTGCAGGTCAGCGATGTCAGCCTGAAAAGCGCCGACGGCAGGCCGATGGCCGATGTCGGTCGCGTCCGCTTCGGCATCCGCCTTCTGCCGCTCCTGTCGGGGGAGGTGCGATTGACGAGCGCCAGGTTCTCCGACGCGCGCATCGTGACCGCGGCAATGCCGTCCGGCGGCGGCGACTGGGCGGCGGCGCTGCGCAACGAGGACGGGCTTGTCGATCCCGAAAAGGTGGCGGCCGTGGTGTTTGCCGGCGTCAATGATGCGCTGGACGCCGTGCGCGAGGACTCGATGCGCCGGATCGAGCTTCGCAATGTCGAGTTCGAATTACCCAATTCGGGACCGATAAAGCGCGTGACTGTCGGCGACGCGACGGTCGCCCAAAGCGGCACGGGCAGCATGCAGCTTTCAGCCGATGCCGATGTCGACGGCAGGCACGTCACCTTGATCGCATCCGCCACCCGCGACGCCAACGCCAGGCGGGTGGCGACGCTCGACGCCGATCTTCAGATGGCTGACGCCGCCGCACACTCAACCGCCAGCGACACAGCGGCTGCCGATGGAGGCCGGCTCGGGACGGTTGCGCTGAAGCTTTCGGGCGCGGAAGCGTCCGGCGAAACGCCGTCGCGCCTGTCGGTCTCGCTGGCGCTCACCGGCTCGGTGCTCGATCTCGGCACGCGCGGCCAACTGTCGGCCGATGTCGATGCCGATGCCACGCTGGTGGCTGGCTCGAACAAGATTTCTGTCGACAGGCTGCAGATCAAGACCGGCCGCTCGAGCTTCGATTTCGCTGGCTCGATCGGGCCGAAGCCGGCGAGCGCGGCGGGCGAGCCCTCCTATCGCTACGACCTCACCAGCGACGGCTCGACGCTTGCGCCTTCGGAATCGCCGGAGCCGGCGCTCAAATTCCTCGCCCGCATCGCCGGCGTCTACCAGACGAAGAGCCGCAAGCTTGTCGCCGAGCAGATCGGCGTGCGCTCCGGCAGCCAGAGCGAGGTACTGGGTTCGGCGGCGCTCGCCTTCATCGACAATGGTCCGCCGGGAATTTCCCTCTCGCTCAACGTGCACGACATGCCGGTCTCGCATGTCAAGCAATTGTGGCCCTGGTTCTCGGCGCGCAACGCGCGCCTTTGGGTGCTAGACAATCTGTTCGGCGGACGCGTCGTCGATGCCAACCTGCAGTTCCAGGTGGCGCCGGGCCGGCTCGGCAATGGCGTTCCGCTCTCGGGCAACGAGGTGTTCGGCCGCTTCCAGGTCGAGGGCTCGCGTTTCGACACGGCGGGACGCATCCCGCCGATCCGCGACGCGGTCGGCGTCGTCGCCTTCCACGGCAACGACGTCGACATCTCGCTCTCCTCGGGCAGCGTCTTCATGGCGAGCGGCCGCACGGTGGCAGCAAGCGGCGGCACGCTGACGGTGAAGGAGGCGAACCACTCGCCGGTGATCGGCGCGCTCGACATCGACGTCGCCGGCGAGGCGCCGGCGATCGCCGAACTCGCTTCCTATGAGCCGATCAACGCCATGCGCCATGTCGGACTGGCACCGGAAGACCTGACCGGAACGGTTACCGGACACGTCCGCGCCGATATCCCGCTGACCTCCGGTGTCGACACCTCGACGCTCGATTGGCAGGTGGCTCTGGACTACAAGGATCTGTCGCTCGCCAAGCCCTTCGAGGACCAGACGGTCACGGAAGCCGACGGCTCGATCACGGTCAGCCCCGACCGGGCGGTGATCTCGGCCGACGCCAGGCTCAACGGTATTCCGGCAGCACTCGATCTGGTCGAGCCGCTCGAGGACAACGGGCCGCCGCGGGGCCGCAAGGTTACGCTCCTGATCGACGACCAGACGCGCGCGGCGATGATGCCGGGGCTGTCGCCGCTGCTTTCCGGAACGATCAAGGTGGCGATCGACAAGAGCGGCGAGGGCAGTCAGGAGGTCTCCGCCGACCTAACCAGTGCGAAACTCGATATCCCATGGGCGGGGTGGAGCAAGGGCGCCGGCATCCCCGCGAAGGTTAACTTCACAATGGCCAAGTCCGGCGGCACCACCACGTTGTCGGATTTCGATCTCGACGGAAAAAGCTTCTCCATCGATGGGGATGTGACTCTCGTCAACGGCGCGCTGACCTCGGCCCGCTTCAGCAAGGTCGCGCTCAACCGGGGCGACAATGTCGCCGTCTCGGTGAAGCGGTCGGGCAAGAGCTATGCGGTCGATGTCAGCGGCGAGTCGCTCGATGCCCGCTCGCTGATCAAGCAGTTCACCTCCGACGTCGATACGGCCACAAAAGGCGCCGGGGCCGATGCGATCTCGGTCAGCGCCGACGTGAAATCGCTGACCGGCTTTCACGACGAGGTCTTGTCCAATCTCAAGCTGGATTACAGCGGCGCCGGGTCAAAGGTGAAGGGACTCGAAGTCAGCGCAACGGCGAGTTCCGGCGCCGCGGTCAGCGTAAGCAACACCACCGGCGACGCCGGGCGCACGCTCAGGATGAAGTCGGCCGATGCCGGTGCGATCCTGCGGTTCCTCAACATATACGAGCACATGGAGGGTGGGGCGATCACGCTGTCGCTCTCGGGTGCGGCCGACGGTCCGATGAAGGGCCAGGTCGATGCCAGCAACTTCTATGTCGTCAACGAGCCCAAGCTCGCCTCGATCGTGTCGACCAAGCCCGCCGGCGACACGCGCAGCCTGAACCAGGCGGTCAAGGCCGACATCGACACATCGAGGGTTCAGTTCGAGCGCGGCTTTGCCGAGATCGACAAGGGGGAGGGCTATCTGAGGCTGGCGAACGGCGTGCTGCGCGGACCGCGCATCGGCACCACCTTCCAGGGCATCCTTTACGATCAGAACAACAACATGGATATGACCGGCACCTTCATGCCGGTCTACGGCCTCAACCGCATCTTCGGCGAACTGCCGCTTTTCGGTCCGCTGCTCGGCAACGGCCGGGACCGCGGCCTGATCGGCGTCACCTTCCGGCTGAGGGGCAACGCCAACAAGCCGAGCCTCGACATCAACCCGCTCTCGGTGATTGCGCCCGGAATATTCCGGTCGATCTTCGAATACCGCTGA
- the tyrS gene encoding tyrosine--tRNA ligase gives MSAYKSDFLRIMSERGFIHQISDEAGLDQLFATETVSAYIGFDATAKSLHAGSLIQIMMLHWLQQTGHRPIALMGGGTSMIGDPSFKDEARKLLTPQDIEDNLVGIRRNFAPYLKFGSGAGDAVMVNNADWLMEINYVNFLRDVGRHFSVNRMLAFDSVKLRLDREQSLSFLEFNYMILQAYDFVELYKRLGCRLQMGGSDQWGNIVNGIDLGHRMEGVQLFAMTTPLLTTSSGAKMGKSASGAVWLDGDMLSPYEFWQYWRNTEDADVGRFLKLYTTLPLDEVARLEKLGGSEINEAKKILATEITAMLHGRVAADTASETARKTFEEGALADTLPSVEVAKGELEAGIGILSLFVTAGLATSNGEARRHVQGGAVRLNDQPVTDDRRMVTRQDLGAEGVVKLSLGRKKHVLVRPI, from the coding sequence ATGTCCGCCTACAAGTCCGATTTCCTGCGCATCATGAGCGAGCGCGGCTTCATCCACCAGATTTCGGATGAGGCCGGCCTTGACCAGCTCTTCGCCACGGAGACGGTGAGTGCCTATATCGGCTTCGACGCAACGGCCAAGAGCCTGCATGCCGGATCGCTGATCCAGATCATGATGCTGCACTGGCTGCAGCAGACCGGGCACCGGCCGATCGCGCTGATGGGCGGCGGCACCTCGATGATCGGCGATCCATCCTTCAAGGACGAGGCGCGCAAGCTGCTGACGCCGCAGGATATCGAGGACAATCTCGTCGGCATCCGCCGCAATTTCGCGCCTTACCTGAAGTTTGGCAGCGGCGCTGGCGATGCGGTCATGGTCAACAATGCCGACTGGCTAATGGAGATCAACTACGTCAATTTCCTGCGCGATGTCGGCCGGCATTTCTCCGTCAACCGCATGCTCGCCTTTGACTCTGTCAAGCTCAGGCTCGATCGCGAGCAGTCGCTGTCCTTCCTCGAATTCAACTACATGATCCTGCAGGCCTATGACTTCGTCGAGCTCTACAAGCGCCTCGGCTGCCGCCTGCAGATGGGCGGCTCCGACCAGTGGGGCAACATCGTCAACGGCATCGACCTCGGTCACCGCATGGAGGGCGTGCAGTTGTTCGCGATGACCACGCCGCTGCTTACCACCTCTTCAGGCGCCAAGATGGGGAAGTCGGCCTCGGGCGCGGTCTGGCTCGACGGCGACATGCTGTCGCCTTACGAGTTCTGGCAGTACTGGCGCAACACCGAGGACGCCGACGTCGGCCGCTTCCTGAAGCTCTATACGACGCTGCCGCTGGACGAGGTCGCCCGCCTCGAAAAGCTCGGCGGCTCGGAGATCAACGAAGCCAAGAAGATCCTCGCCACCGAGATCACTGCCATGCTGCACGGCCGCGTGGCCGCCGACACTGCCAGCGAGACAGCCCGCAAGACCTTCGAGGAAGGCGCGCTCGCCGACACGCTGCCCAGCGTCGAGGTGGCCAAGGGGGAGCTCGAGGCCGGTATCGGCATCCTGTCGCTCTTCGTCACCGCGGGGCTCGCCACCTCCAACGGCGAGGCACGCAGGCACGTCCAGGGCGGTGCAGTGCGGCTCAACGACCAGCCGGTGACGGATGACCGGCGCATGGTGACGCGCCAAGATCTGGGCGCTGAGGGCGTCGTAAAGCTCTCGCTAGGCAGGAAGAAGCACGTTCTGGTGCGTCCGATCTGA
- a CDS encoding glycosyltransferase family 39 protein, translating to MNRNYLILLLFSLLMTFGGLVSLPPIDRDESRFVQATKQMVETGDYVDIRFQETSRYKKPVGIYWLQSAVVALSGDGAAAPIWVYRLVSMLGIAFAVVGIAWTGKKLFGAEAGLAAGLMMAAIFATAFEGRDAKTDAMLLACCVAAQGALAQVYLAARRNEPVAAQLPWIFWIAQGLGILIKGPVAPVLSLLTAATLFAFERDWRWLLKLKLVRGIAIVLVIVLPWLILITLKSGGAFFQEAVGKDMLNKVAQGEESHGLPPGFYMLTYSLFMWPFGLIAVGAGLQAMNRFWDDPRLRFCLAWYIPFWLVFEAIPTKLPHYVMPAYPGMALLIGWLLTLPAEEANAPLKRWQTWLWWATAFGLGVVAVGLAVICIGAPLYLSKSFSWWSVPAAMAALVTGWLAFPRQLQIPLGRIAAIAVGAGITFSLLFGVIAPSLKPIWLSPAIKAAVEANRPCDTTVLASAPYHEPSLVFLVGTKTLLTDVDGVAKHLLADPACALGLAPVGEEQKLNGLLAGQGKTAKRLTEIDGLNYSSGDKLALGLYRVAP from the coding sequence ATGAACAGAAACTACCTCATCCTCCTTCTGTTCAGCCTGCTGATGACTTTCGGCGGGCTGGTCAGCCTGCCGCCGATCGACCGCGACGAGTCCCGCTTCGTGCAGGCGACGAAACAGATGGTCGAGACCGGCGACTATGTCGATATCCGCTTCCAGGAAACTTCGCGCTACAAGAAGCCCGTCGGCATATACTGGCTTCAGTCGGCGGTCGTGGCGCTGAGCGGCGACGGCGCCGCGGCGCCGATCTGGGTCTACCGGCTGGTCTCGATGCTCGGCATCGCCTTTGCCGTCGTCGGCATCGCCTGGACCGGCAAGAAGCTATTCGGCGCCGAAGCCGGTCTCGCCGCCGGACTGATGATGGCGGCGATCTTCGCCACTGCTTTCGAGGGCCGCGACGCAAAGACAGACGCCATGCTTCTGGCCTGCTGCGTGGCCGCGCAAGGCGCGCTGGCGCAAGTCTACCTGGCGGCGCGCCGCAACGAGCCGGTGGCGGCGCAACTGCCGTGGATATTCTGGATCGCGCAGGGACTCGGCATCCTCATCAAGGGCCCGGTGGCGCCGGTCTTGTCGCTGCTGACGGCCGCCACGTTGTTCGCGTTCGAGCGCGATTGGCGATGGCTCCTGAAACTGAAGCTCGTGCGCGGCATCGCCATCGTGCTCGTCATCGTGCTGCCCTGGCTCATCCTCATCACGCTGAAGAGCGGCGGCGCCTTCTTCCAGGAAGCGGTCGGCAAGGACATGCTGAACAAGGTGGCTCAGGGAGAGGAATCGCACGGGCTGCCGCCGGGCTTCTACATGCTGACCTATTCGCTGTTCATGTGGCCGTTCGGATTGATCGCGGTCGGCGCGGGCCTGCAGGCCATGAACCGCTTCTGGGACGACCCGCGCCTGCGTTTCTGCCTAGCCTGGTATATACCGTTCTGGCTGGTCTTCGAGGCGATCCCGACCAAGCTGCCGCATTATGTGATGCCGGCCTATCCCGGCATGGCGCTGCTGATCGGCTGGCTGCTGACCTTGCCGGCCGAAGAGGCGAACGCACCGTTGAAGCGCTGGCAGACATGGCTGTGGTGGGCGACCGCCTTCGGCCTAGGCGTGGTTGCGGTCGGCCTGGCGGTGATATGCATCGGAGCCCCTCTTTACCTGTCGAAGAGCTTTTCCTGGTGGAGCGTCCCGGCGGCCATGGCGGCGCTCGTCACCGGCTGGCTGGCTTTCCCGCGACAATTGCAGATCCCGCTCGGGCGCATCGCGGCGATTGCTGTCGGCGCAGGCATCACCTTCAGCCTGCTGTTCGGCGTGATTGCGCCCTCGCTGAAGCCGATCTGGCTGAGCCCGGCCATCAAGGCAGCGGTCGAGGCCAACCGTCCATGCGATACCACCGTGCTCGCCTCGGCGCCCTATCATGAGCCGAGCCTCGTATTCCTCGTCGGCACCAAGACTTTGCTCACCGATGTCGACGGGGTCGCCAAGCACCTGCTGGCCGATCCGGCCTGCGCGCTCGGGCTGGCGCCGGTTGGGGAAGAGCAGAAACTCAACGGCTTGCTTGCGGGGCAGGGCAAGACGGCAAAGCGCCTTACCGAAATCGACGGGCTCAACTATTCGTCAGGAGACAAGCTGGCGCTCGGCCTTTATCGAGTGGCTCCGTGA
- a CDS encoding phosphatase PAP2 family protein, with product MSAVTLYRRSLGNLVDTIAIVRRRFAVRRARYPEIPWLVWVAGWLLLAVAVGLMLDSGAGRLRAGWGPSFVHVTDFFTDFGLGGWYLIPAALCLVAANLTDWRSLSRQSRLFVYNWTCLAFLVLCAVGLSGLAVNLLKYGIGRARPLYFDSFGVLSLHPFAMDARFAGFPSGHATTMGAVFGVLLLLFPRRWHIALAATACIASTRVFVGAHYPSDTVAGFGLGLAFAIASGLVFARLGFIFRRPSSARPVSKRTFRLRWPNRSKRKTSLA from the coding sequence ATGTCCGCCGTCACCCTCTACCGCCGCTCGCTCGGCAATCTTGTCGATACGATCGCGATCGTGAGGCGGCGTTTTGCCGTGCGCCGGGCGCGCTATCCTGAGATTCCGTGGCTCGTTTGGGTGGCAGGATGGCTTCTGTTGGCCGTTGCTGTCGGCCTCATGCTCGACAGCGGCGCCGGCAGGCTTCGCGCAGGGTGGGGCCCGAGCTTCGTCCACGTCACCGATTTCTTCACGGATTTCGGCCTCGGCGGCTGGTATCTCATCCCCGCGGCGCTCTGCCTCGTGGCGGCCAATCTGACGGACTGGCGGAGCCTTTCGCGCCAGTCGCGCCTGTTCGTCTACAACTGGACCTGCCTGGCTTTCCTGGTGCTTTGCGCCGTCGGACTTTCCGGGCTCGCGGTCAATCTTTTGAAATACGGCATCGGCCGCGCGCGGCCGCTTTATTTCGACAGTTTTGGGGTGCTGTCGCTGCATCCCTTCGCCATGGACGCGCGCTTTGCAGGCTTTCCTTCTGGTCATGCCACGACAATGGGCGCGGTTTTTGGTGTCCTGCTGCTTCTCTTCCCGAGGCGCTGGCATATCGCGCTGGCAGCCACCGCCTGCATTGCCTCGACGCGCGTCTTCGTCGGCGCGCACTATCCGAGCGACACGGTGGCCGGCTTCGGGCTTGGCCTCGCCTTCGCGATTGCGTCAGGGCTGGTGTTCGCGCGGCTGGGTTTCATCTTCCGCCGGCCGTCTTCGGCAAGGCCGGTGTCCAAGCGCACCTTCCGGCTGCGATGGCCCAACAGGTCGAAGAGAAAAACATCGCTGGCGTGA